Within the Clostridium scatologenes genome, the region TTGTAACACGAGATAATACCTCCCCATGATTTGTACTGTCAAAATATTTAAGAGGCATTTTATTAATTTTCTCTGAAAGTTCCTTTCTCATGTTATAGCTTACCTTCATGGATACACTTGACATAATCCACCCCTGTATATAAGCAAAAAAAGCACTTATCAAATATAATACTATAAGTACAAGAACTATATTTCTAATATAATCAAAGTCAATATTTCCTGTACCCGCAATTTTAGTCATTATTCCTTCAAATAACTTTGTAGTTGCCTTTCCCAAAATTTTAGGACCTGCTACACTCAGAGCTGCACTAACTATTGCAAAAATAAATACTATGATTATTGATATTTTATAAACATTTAAGTATTTAATTAACTTACTCATTGTACCCTTAAAATCACGAGCCTTTTCACCCTTCATCATAGCCATTGGACCACCTGGTCCTCGATGTTTTCTACCTTCAGAGTTTACAGATTTATTGTTTTTCTCACTCATGCCAACTCCTCCTTCGAAAGCTGTGACAAAGCAATTTCCTTATAGGTATCACATGTGTCCATAAGTTGTTTATGAGTACCCATGCCTACTATTTTACCTTCATCAAGAACTATTATCTGTTCAGCATTTTTTATAGTTGCAATTCTTTGTGCTACAATTATAACTGTTATATCACTAGTCTTAGCTTTAAGTGCCTTTCTAAGTGCAGCATCAGTTTTAAAATCAAGGGCCGAGAAACTGTCATCAAATATAAAAATCTCTGGTTTTTTTACAAGAGCACGAGCAATAGCTAGTCGCTGCTTCTGTCCTCCAGAAACATTAGTTCCACCCTGTGAAATTTCTGTTTTAAAACCATCAGATTTATCACTTATGAATTCTATAGCCTGAGCTATTTCTGAAGCTTCTCTTAAATCTTCTTCTGTTGCATTTTCTTTTGCATACTTTAGATTAGATTCTATAGTACCACTGAACAAATTACCTTTTTGAGGTACATAACCAATCTTATCTCTTAAAGCGTGTTGAGTAACCTCTCGTACATCAATACCATCTATAAAAATCTGACCATCAGTTACATCATAAAATCTTGGTATCAAACTAACGAGTGTAGTCTTCCCCGACCCAGTAGCCCCAATAATGGCTGTTGTCTTCCCAGGTGAAGCCTTAAAGTTAATATTATTAAGTACATTCTCTTCTGCTCCAGGATATTTAAAAAAAACATTATTAAACTCTATAACGCCTTTTAATTTATCGTCAAAATTTTTAGGTAAATTAGGATCATTTATTACAATATCTGTTTCCAAAACTTCTACTATACGCTGTCCAGCTACAGAGGCTCTAGGTATCATAATAAACATAAAAGACATCATAAGAAATGCAAATAAGATCTGCATAGCATACTGCATGAAAGCCATCATATCTCCAACCTGCATACTGGAATTTGCAATCTGATGAGCACCAACCCAAACAATTAGTACTGTTACACCATTCATTATAAGCATCATGAATGGAAATAAGATTACCATTACACGGTTTACAAACAAGCTTGTGTCTGTAAGATCCTTGTTTGCCTTATCAAACCTGTCTTCTTCAAATTTTTGAGTATTAAACGCTCTTACTACCATGATACCTGAAAGATTTTCTCTAGTAACTAGATTTAATCTATCTATAAATTTTTGTATAATCTTAAATTTTGGCATAGAAACAAAAATCACAGTAATAATTATTATCAAAAGTGCTGCTACTGCCAATGCAATAATCCATGACATAGAAGTACTTCGAGACATAGCCTTTATAACACCTCCAATACCTATGATAGGAGCATAAAATATCATTCTTATCATTATAACAATAAGCATTTGAATTTGGGTAATATCATTAGTGGTTCTTGTAATAAGTGAAGCTGTAGAAAATTTATTCATCTCAACATTTGAAAAACTTTGAACTTTTATAAATATTTTACTTCTCAAATTTCTTGAAAGTCCTGCGGCAGTTCTAGCTGCAAAAAAACCAACAATTACAATGCACGCTGCGCTTAGAAGAGATATTAAAATCATTCTAACTCCAATATTAATTATGTAGCTATTTTGAATTTTATCCGTGTTCATTCCTAAAGCCCTGTATTCAGTTTTTACTGAACTGGCAGCAGCCTGAACAATCATCTTATCTCCTAAAGCCGTGAATTTCTTTGATCCTTCTTCCATGATCTTTCCACGTTGATCTTCAGGTAGTCTTCCAAATAAATCAAATAAATTTGTATTTGCAGGAAGTTTCCTCCCATTAAAATTAATTACACCACCCTTTGCATTAGCCTTCATATTCTCAATACCTGAAACTGTGAGAAGTGCTTTGCCTATAATTGGATTTAACTTATCAACTTCTGTATTGCTTACATTTTTAAGTACGTAAATTGGTTCATTTACAAGAACAGGATACTCTTTAACATACTTGTCATAATCTTTACTTGATTTGTCTACAAATACATAATTACTCATAACTGTATCTTTATCTTTTCCAAAAATAAATAACGTAAGTTTATCCATTTTACTCTTTCTTACAGCCTGAGGTATTGAATTTTCAATTCCACCTTGTTGTATACCTACATTTACTATATTAGACATATAGTCTGGCAGTGCCAAATCGCAAATTGCCTGCACAAATAGTAATGCTATAGCAGCAATAATAAGTCCAATAAATGGTTTTAAATATTTTAACAATCTAAGCACTATTGCATCTACCCCTTACTTTTTAATTTCTTGTATTGGTTTATGTAACTTCATTCCATCATAATATATAGAATTTGTTTCGCTTTATATATGATTTCCCATATGATAAATTTTATCCGATGCCTGCCATCCATAACACATAGAAATTCAAAAGATATGCAGAATATGGTACTTAAAATTATTGAGGAATAATATACTTTATTTTGTGAAAACTAACTTTAAAAGAGGTGAGATCATGTCAAAAGATACAAGAGACTTAGATAGCTTAGAAAACTATTTTCAAAATTCTATTGCCGAAGCAGCTTCTATGGGTGCATTTAGTTTTGCAATATCACCTATAAATGAATTAACACAGATAAACAATCAAGGTATGGAAAGCCACACTAACTTAAATGGGAAAAGAGAAACAATAAAAGACATAGATAAATTGCAAGATGATGAAGATTAACACTGATATTTCATGAAAATTTATGAACTATACACCTTGTTCGTGCCAAAACAAGGTGTATAAACTAAAATTAAAGAATTATTTCTTTTGAAGAGATAGCTTAAGAAACAATCTATTATTGTCTTTATACCTTACCAAATAAAAAACTTCAAAAATTGAATTTTTAAATGTTCTATAAAATAATCTTATGCATGCAAATTTTGAACTTGAATCTGTAATTTCTACATTTGAACATTTCTCAATCTATTTAAAAAAGTAAAGCTAGCTTGTTGACATACTAAAATGAATTTAGTATACTTTATAAATACATATTTACAAAAGGGAGTAGTTTAATAGATATTGTCAACATATTGGTGATGAACCTGGCAGTATCCGCAAAATGCGAAACGAGACTTTTGGCGTATTTTTCTAATACGCCAAAGGTCTTTTATTTTTTTATCTTGAGGAGGAGAAAAAATGATAATAACTATTTTAATAATGATTGCTGCAGCACTTTTAATTTATTTTAGTTGTGAACTATTTGTAAATGGAATTGAATGGGTAGGCAAAGCCTTCAATATTTCTCAAAGTGCTGTAGGTTCAGTATTAGCAGCCTTTGGTACTGCTTTGCCTGAAAGTATTGTTACATTCATAGCTGTAGTATTTGGAGCAAGTTCAAGTCAAAAGGATATTGGTGTCGGTGCTGCTTTAGGCGGTCCTCTTGTTTTAAGCACAATTGCTTATGCTGTTGTTGGAATAAGTATAGTTATATTTAGTGGAAACAGAAGAGCTGGTAATCATATTAAATTTGATGGCAAAAAATTAGCAAGAGATCAAGTCTGGTTTATGTGCATCTTTGTATTTAAGATTGGATTAGGTCTTGTAGCCTTCGCAATAAAACCTTGGCTGGGAATTTTATTTTTATTAGCTTATGGACTTTACTTTTATAGAGAAATGAATAGTGAAAATGTGGAAATTGCTGGAGAACTAGAACCATTAAAATTCAGTCCTAAAAGTGAAAAGCCTAAAAAATCATTAATTTTAGCTCAAACTATAGGATCACTTATATTTATTTTTATTGGATCACAAATGTTTGTACACAACTTAAGTACTTTAAGTATTTCTCTTGGAATTCCAGCTCATATGGTCTCTTTACTATTGAGTCCAGTGGCAACAGAATTACCAGAAACCTTAAATGCTGTTATATGGGTAAGACAGGGTAAAGAAAATTTGGCTCTTTCTAATATTAGTGGATCCATGATGATCCAAGCTACAGTACCAAGTGCATTAGGTATCATTTTTACACCATGGATGCTTGATAAATCACTTATGATTTCAGCAATTATAACTTTTGTAGCAATTTTATTGATATGGACTACCTTGAAAAGACATCACTTATCAGCAAAAAGATTATCATTTAATGCTGTATTGTACATTGTATTCATTATAGGAATATTTTATATAAAAGGTTGAATATAATTTTATCTTCATTTATAAAAAATCATATAACTTACAGCAATACCACATTATTGATATTTGGAACACTATAAAGTTTTACATTACATTTTAAGCACATTGCGACACAACTTTTTCAGAGGACAGAGGACAATTGACAGAGGACAGTGAAAGATGATTTTTCTCCGCTACACTACGAAAAATCTTTAGTTAAGTTTTTTATTGCTCGTTTCACTAAAGTGAAACATTGCTAACTTATATAAATTCGAAGCTTGTTTTGCGTTAGCAAAATGAGCTTAAAAATAAATTAGTTTTCCGACGTAAGGAGGAAAACTCACCTTCATTGTCCTTTGTCCTCTGTCAAATGTCCTCTAAAAATATTGTGTCGCAATATTTTTAAAATGTTTAGCAATAAAATCTGGTAAATCTTTTTCAGAAAAACTTCCATATTGAATATTTTGTCCATCTTGACTATAGAATCCTATAATATATCTTGCTGATTTATTTCGCCACTCATCTTTATAAATTCTAATACAAGTTTCTATTTGATTCTTATCAGTTATTTTTAGATTCTTTGTACTATTTTCATCAATTTTAACTTTACCATTCTTTGATTTTTGTAACCACTCCTCCATATTATCAACTTTTTCTACTAAAGCATAAGATATATCCTTAGACGTAATCCTTGCCCCTTCTAAATACCCTTTTTGTTTTAACCACTGATCAAATAATATATAAGATTTTTTCCATGGAAGATGTACATTACTTTCTTTATTATTTCTTTCATCAATTAACTGGGGATACTTTTTAAAATTATTATCATCCATCATAAACTCTATGTTTGCCCATGGTCTTATTTGTTCACTATTTGGTTCATAAGTTTCATTATTAATATCATTTTTTAAAACATCTATGGCTTCTTTAATATCATTTGGATTAATTATTACTGTTTCACCTTTAATGTTTGCAAAAGGATGAATTATAATTTTTTCTATCTCTGAACTATTCACTTGTAAAATATCATAATTCATTTTTTTGTATTCTTTAGATTCATATATAGGTTTCAAATACTTAGTATAATCTCCAAGTGAGACATCATATCCCCTTTGAATCTTGTTTCCATTTTTCAAATTGTATATGAAAATAACTCTTCTATTTTGCCCACCATTATTGTTACCCCTATTTTTTGATTTTTCTTCTATAAGTTGTTTATGAAAATTGTAAATATTTTCAATATCTTTTTTATCAAAATAAACATCTCTATTATGTTTATAATAATTTAAATGATCAAAGCTTTCACTAAAATATACACTATCAACACTGTTCATTGATGGCATCTTGTTTTCATACCCTAACATATCAAACTTTACTCCTATTATGACTAAAATAATTATAACAACATAAATTAAATAACCTTTTACATTTTTAAATACCTTTATAGATTTTTTTACAATCATCTCTGCAGCAAAATATCCTATAAGAGAAGCAATTAAAAAACCGATTAAAAGCCAGTATACACTTTTTTGTGTCACTCTAAAATATATTCCTCCTACCAACATAGCAGAAAATGTCACACCATACTTAAACACATATTCTAATTCTTTAAAAGCAATGCTTTTAGATACTGCTTCTAATTTTCTTTTTTTATATATAAACATTCCAAACAAATATAAAACAATACATATAACAGCATATACTATTATTTCATTCATACTAATTTTATTAATAAAATCAGTATTATACCTGACACTCATTTTCCAAATCCTTGTTACAGGTGAGAATTTTTCTATATTATTATCGTTACGTACAAAGCCATATACAAATCCATCAACATTTTCTGATAATAAAATTGCTATTGCCACTGGTAAAACTAACAATATATAAGTTAACATTCCCTGCATAATTGAGCTTCCCACTACCATTCCAACTGATATACACATAAAGAAAAACAAAAGACATATTATAATAGTAGTTCCAATCCACTGAAATACATCATGAGAACTATAATATTTGCCCAAATGCATGACTATATCTAAAAATACACATATAAAACCATTTACAATTACTGGAATAACCAATAATAAGACCCCTACAAGTGAATGACTTCTATACAGTACGCTTCTTTTAACAGGAAGGCTGTGAATCATATCTGACGAATTTTTAACTTGAATATATCTAAAAAGTAATATAGCAGTAAAAACAGGTGCTATGAGAATAAAAAGAATTTGTAGAGGCCCCTCAGTAAAATAGAACATTCTTTTAATTATATTATAATCATAAGCGTACTGTTTACTGCTGTTTATCATTATTACTTTTAATGGCACTATTAAAAATAAGAACAATGCATATGCAATACTTATCCATCCAAATCTTTTCAAATCATCTAAAATTATTCCTTTGTTAAAAAATGATGTTTTTGATTTCATATCCTACATCCCCCATTTCATAGATAAAAATTTCCTCTAAAGTTAAAGACAAAATGTCTAAAATTACAGGATCATATTTACTTATTTGATCTACAATTTCTTCTTTTTTCCCTCTAACAATAAATAATTTTACGCTGCCTCTTTCTTCTTCATATAGGATATTAACATCTTTTAAAATTTCTTCCTTTACACTTTCCTTAAATGCCACCTGAATTTTGTGAATATCTAATTTTAAATCATCTAAATCCTTTTCTAAAATCAAAGAACCTTTATGCATTATGCCTATATAATCACATAAATCTTCAAGTTCTCTTAAATTGTGAGAAGAAATTAAAACTGTCATCTGTTTTTCTGCCACATCTTGAACAATTAAATTTTTTACCTTTTGTCTCATAACTGGGTCTAATCCATCTAAAGGTTCATCTAATATCAATATGTCAGGTTGTACAGACAAAGCAAGCCAAAATGCCACTTGTCTTTGCATTCCTTTTGAAAGATTATTTACCTTTTTATTTTCATCTATGTTAAAAGCGTCTCTCAACTTTAAATACCTTTCTTCATCCCAAGTTTTATATATCCTTTTATAAAATTTAGCCATATCTTTTGCACTATACTGTGAAAAGAAATACAGCATATCAGGAATAAATATAACTCTGGACTTTATATTTACATTTTCAAATATATTTTCTCCATCTATAAGTACTTCTCCACTATCCTGTTTATATATTCCCACTAAAGTTTTTAAAAGAGTTGTTTTTCCAGCTCCATTAGAACCTACTAGTCCATAAATAGAACCCTTATTCACATTTATATTTACATTTTTCAATGCCTCTAAATCTTCAAAAGATTTACTTATACCTTTCCCTTCAATCATTTACTATCCCCTCCCTTGATATTTTCCTCTATCTCTGAAATTATCTTATAGATATCATCTTTCTTCATGCCCAAATACATTGCCTCAGATAAAATTTTAATTAATTTCTCTTTTAAGTCACTTAGTTTTTCACTATTTTCATTGTTTTCTATAGAAGCTACAAAATTTCCTTTCCCTGGTATAGAATAAATATACCCTTGTCTTTCAAGCTCCCTATATGCTTTTTGGATTGTATTTGGATTAATAGTGATTTCACTTGCAAGTGATCTAACCGAAGGAAGCTTTTCATCTTTTTTTAAAACTTCACTAATGATAAGTTCTTTAAACCTTTCTACTAATTGTTCGTAAATAGGTAATCTACTTCTTAAGTCTAACTGAAACATTTATGTCCTCCTTCCGTAATAACTGTACTATTATTGTTAGTACAGTTTTATTATAAGCTAGTTATTTATGGTTGTAAATACAAATTTATTAAATTATAAAAGTTTCAAATTACTTTTAAGATCGAAAAACTCTAACAAGCCATATTAAATAATATCACAACTCATAATTTTACCCTTAACCAATTATTGAAACATAAAAAAAGCAAAATTAGTCCATATAATAAAATATAGATTAATTTTGCTTTTTTTACACGTAAAAATATCTTATTCTCTTATCGATGCATCTAATTTCATATCTAATTTTGATAACTGATCAATTACTGAGTCTTTTAAGTTATCAATAACATGCATTAAAGCTATTGATCGTTCAGTTGTCTCTTCTTTTAATTCCCTATTTTCAAAAATATCTATGCACTGTTCAATGGTGCCTGCCTGTTCATGATAAATATATTGCACAAAACAATTTAATGCATGTTGATTAAAAATATATTTCGGTGTTAAAAATGCAGAATATTTATCTATAACTTTCTTTTTCATATCATCTAAATAGTTATTCTTTGATTCAATAGTACTCATCCTGTTGTCAATACTGTTAGATCTATTCTGTCCATGATTTTCTTGGAATTTCATTAAATAGTAAGACTGTATTTTTATCAAACTTTCTTCTTTTATAAATTGATCTGGTATTTCGTAAATAAGCTTTTCTAATCTCTCCTTAAGTTCCTTTTTTAATTTATTTGCTTCTTCTACAAAGTTCACCTGCTTTTGTCTATAGGCTGAACAACTTTCATAAGGAACACTTGGTCTAAATGTAACATTCATACTTATTTCATCATTACAATCTTCTACCATGTCTAAAAGTTGTAATTTGTAATAATTCTGAACTTTTTCTCGCAATGATTTACTAAGCTCATCTACCACAAAGTAATTGAAATTAAAAGATTTATATTCTTCTCTTTCTATAATATTAATAAAGTCTATAATTTGAAAATTATATTTACCCATTAAATCTTGAATATACTCCATAATACTATTATTGTTATCAAATAATTCAGGATCACTTTGTGCTGTACACCAAATACCATTATGATTTTCATAGTTATACATAACATACGAAAAACTATTATCTAAATTGCAATATGCAGCAATACATAATCTTTTAAAATCATCACTTTTTATAAAATTTAAAGCATCATTTTCCTTTGTAGAATAGTTTTGTTCTTTATATTCTAATTTTTTTAATTCATCACTTAAAAGCACTTGTGATTCATTGATATTCATAGCTATATCCCTTAATTGAAATAATTTTTTCAACAACAATAGTCTACTAGTACTTATTTGCATAGTAGTATCCATAATATTATCCCCCTTGTATGGTGTAGTTGTAACATTTAGTAGAATCCGTCTTTGTTTCCTAATGAATATTATCAACCAAATTTTAAAAATTATTAATTATTTAAATTTTATACCATATAGCGGTAAATATCAACATTTATAAAATATATTGCTAAACTTACTTTTAATAGTAAAGATCATTATTAGAAATATTCTGTATCTATAAACAGTAAAAGCTGATTCCTGTACAATACAGAAATCAGCTTTTAAAATTTTAATATTACTTTTTTAATATTCCTCACATGATATCATTTCAAAAATTACACTTTCTTATGAAATTAAATTACATCAAAAAAGCACATTTGATTACTTTGAGGAAGGCCTTTTAAACAGCCAAATTTTTTAAGTAATTCTATAGTGGAATTACCAATCTTAGATCGTTTCTTTACATCCTCTATAGAGCTGAAAGGCTCTTCCTTAGCTGCATTATGTATGCCTTCTGCTGCTACATTTCCCATTCCGGATATACTATTTATAGGCGGCCTTAACCCTTCCTCTTCTACTATAAATTTAGTAGCATGGGATTTATATAAATCAATTGGAAGAAACTTAAAACCTCTCTCATACATTTCCAAAACTATTTCTAAATCATCATACATATCTTTATCCTTAGGAGTAGCTTGATTGCCCATCATTTCAATTTCCTTCATTTTTTCTCTAACCTTTTCTTTACCAAATATCATAAATTCGCTGTCAAAGGCCTTTGCTCTAATAGTAAAGTATGCTGCATAATAAGCCTTAGGTATATGAACCTTAAACCAAGCTATTCTAAAGGCCATCATTACATAAGCTGCAGCATGAGCCTTAGGAAACATATATTTTATCTTCCTACAAGAATCTATATACCATTCAGGAACATCATGTTCCCTCATTAAAGCTTCATATTCTGCCCATTTTGCAGGATCTTTTAATGCTTTTCCCTTACGTACAAGCTCCATTATCTTAAAGGCAGTATTATTTGGCAAACCTTTTTTTATAAGATAAATCATAATATCATCTCTTGTACACACTGCTTCACTTAAGGTAACTACTCCCTGATCAATTAAGTCTTTTGCATTTCCAAGCCAAACATCAGTACCATGTGAAAGTCCTGATATACATATCAAATCCGAAAATGCTTTTGGCATTGTATCTAAAAGCATTCCTCGTACAAACTTAGTACCAAATTCAGGAATTCCAAATGTTCCTACCTTGGAATTTATCTGTTCTGATGTTACTCCTAAAGCCTCAGTAGATGAGAATATGGACATAGTCTCCTTATCATCCATAGGTATTTCATGTGGATTCACTCCTGTTATATCTTGAAGCATTCTTATAACTGTAGGATCGTCGTGCCCTAGTATATCGAGTTTCAGCAAGTTTTGATCAATGGAGTGATAATCAAAATGTGTTGTTATAATATCTGAATTAGAATCATCTGCAGGATGCTGAACAGGACAAAATTCAAATATTTCACGCCCTTTTGGAACAACTATGATTCCTCCCGGATGCTGCCCTGTAGTTCTCTTTATTCCTGTACATCCTACTGCAATTCTGGTTATCTCTGCCTTATTTACTGGAACATTTTTTTCATCATAATATTTTTTTACATAACCAAAAGCTGTTTTTTCTGCTATAGTACCTATAGTTCCAGCTTTAAAGGTTGTGCCTTTCCCAAAAATAACTTCTGTATATTTATGAGCTTTTGCCTGATATTCTCCTGAAAAGTTTAAATCTATATCTGGCTCTTTATCTCCATTAAAACCTAAGAAGGTCTCAAATGGTATATCTATACCATCTTTAAATAGTTTTTCCCCACAAACAGGACAAACTTTATCTGGTAAATCAAAGCCATTTTTAACTCCATAGTCCGAAAAATCCGAATACTTGCAGTTAGGACACCTATAGTGTGGAGGCAATGCATTTACTTCCGTTATACCAGTCATGTTAGCAACAAAAGAAGAGCCAACAGATCCTCTAGAACCTACCAAATATCCATCATCATTTGATTTCCATACCAACTTTTGAGCTATAATATACATTACAGAGAATCCATTTTTTATAATTGATTCTAACTCTTTATCTAATCTAGTCTGAACAATTTCTGGCAGCGGATCTCCATATAACTCGTGTGCCTTTTCATAAGCTATATCTTTAATAGTTTGTTCACATCCATCTATATGTGGTGGACATTTTTCTGGTGAAATAGGACTAATCTGCTCACACATATCTGATATCTTATTAGTGTTTGTAACTACCACTTCATAAGCCTTTTCTTCTCCCAAGTAGGAAAATTCTTTAAGCATTTCTTCAGTGGTTCTTAAATATAAAGGTGCTTGATTATCTGCATCCTTAAATCCTTGACCTGCCTCTAATATACGCCTGTATATCTCATCCTCAGGGTCCATAAAATGAACATCTCCTGTTGCCACTACAGGTTTATTCAATTTTTCTGCTAATGCTACAATTTTTTTATTAATATCCTTTAAATATTCTTTATTTGGTACCTGTTCTTGTCTTACTAAATAATCATTATTTCCTAAAGGCTGTATTTCCAAATAATCATAATCCTTTGCAATAGCCTCTATTTGCTCATCAGATTTTCCAAGTAATATTGATTGATATAATTCACCTTCACTGCAAGCACTACCAAGGATTAAGCCTTCAGAATATTTTTTATACATACTCTTCAATATACGTGGCTTTTTATAAAAATAGTCCAAATGAGAATAAGATACTAATTTATACAAGTTCTTTAAACCTACATAATCCTTTGCTAGTATTATTGCATGGTAGGTTTTTAACTTCTTGTATTCTTCCTTTTTAGCAGCCTCATCAGAACCATATACATCCACATCCTGAAGTGTTTGTGCTCCTCTTTCTTTTAAC harbors:
- a CDS encoding ABC transporter ATP-binding protein codes for the protein MLRLLKYLKPFIGLIIAAIALLFVQAICDLALPDYMSNIVNVGIQQGGIENSIPQAVRKSKMDKLTLFIFGKDKDTVMSNYVFVDKSSKDYDKYVKEYPVLVNEPIYVLKNVSNTEVDKLNPIIGKALLTVSGIENMKANAKGGVINFNGRKLPANTNLFDLFGRLPEDQRGKIMEEGSKKFTALGDKMIVQAAASSVKTEYRALGMNTDKIQNSYIINIGVRMILISLLSAACIVIVGFFAARTAAGLSRNLRSKIFIKVQSFSNVEMNKFSTASLITRTTNDITQIQMLIVIMIRMIFYAPIIGIGGVIKAMSRSTSMSWIIALAVAALLIIIITVIFVSMPKFKIIQKFIDRLNLVTRENLSGIMVVRAFNTQKFEEDRFDKANKDLTDTSLFVNRVMVILFPFMMLIMNGVTVLIVWVGAHQIANSSMQVGDMMAFMQYAMQILFAFLMMSFMFIMIPRASVAGQRIVEVLETDIVINDPNLPKNFDDKLKGVIEFNNVFFKYPGAEENVLNNINFKASPGKTTAIIGATGSGKTTLVSLIPRFYDVTDGQIFIDGIDVREVTQHALRDKIGYVPQKGNLFSGTIESNLKYAKENATEEDLREASEIAQAIEFISDKSDGFKTEISQGGTNVSGGQKQRLAIARALVKKPEIFIFDDSFSALDFKTDAALRKALKAKTSDITVIIVAQRIATIKNAEQIIVLDEGKIVGMGTHKQLMDTCDTYKEIALSQLSKEELA
- a CDS encoding sodium:calcium antiporter; the protein is MIITILIMIAAALLIYFSCELFVNGIEWVGKAFNISQSAVGSVLAAFGTALPESIVTFIAVVFGASSSQKDIGVGAALGGPLVLSTIAYAVVGISIVIFSGNRRAGNHIKFDGKKLARDQVWFMCIFVFKIGLGLVAFAIKPWLGILFLLAYGLYFYREMNSENVEIAGELEPLKFSPKSEKPKKSLILAQTIGSLIFIFIGSQMFVHNLSTLSISLGIPAHMVSLLLSPVATELPETLNAVIWVRQGKENLALSNISGSMMIQATVPSALGIIFTPWMLDKSLMISAIITFVAILLIWTTLKRHHLSAKRLSFNAVLYIVFIIGIFYIKG
- a CDS encoding DUF6449 domain-containing protein, which encodes MKSKTSFFNKGIILDDLKRFGWISIAYALFLFLIVPLKVIMINSSKQYAYDYNIIKRMFYFTEGPLQILFILIAPVFTAILLFRYIQVKNSSDMIHSLPVKRSVLYRSHSLVGVLLLVIPVIVNGFICVFLDIVMHLGKYYSSHDVFQWIGTTIIICLLFFFMCISVGMVVGSSIMQGMLTYILLVLPVAIAILLSENVDGFVYGFVRNDNNIEKFSPVTRIWKMSVRYNTDFINKISMNEIIVYAVICIVLYLFGMFIYKKRKLEAVSKSIAFKELEYVFKYGVTFSAMLVGGIYFRVTQKSVYWLLIGFLIASLIGYFAAEMIVKKSIKVFKNVKGYLIYVVIIILVIIGVKFDMLGYENKMPSMNSVDSVYFSESFDHLNYYKHNRDVYFDKKDIENIYNFHKQLIEEKSKNRGNNNGGQNRRVIFIYNLKNGNKIQRGYDVSLGDYTKYLKPIYESKEYKKMNYDILQVNSSEIEKIIIHPFANIKGETVIINPNDIKEAIDVLKNDINNETYEPNSEQIRPWANIEFMMDDNNFKKYPQLIDERNNKESNVHLPWKKSYILFDQWLKQKGYLEGARITSKDISYALVEKVDNMEEWLQKSKNGKVKIDENSTKNLKITDKNQIETCIRIYKDEWRNKSARYIIGFYSQDGQNIQYGSFSEKDLPDFIAKHFKNIATQYF
- a CDS encoding ABC transporter ATP-binding protein, encoding MIEGKGISKSFEDLEALKNVNINVNKGSIYGLVGSNGAGKTTLLKTLVGIYKQDSGEVLIDGENIFENVNIKSRVIFIPDMLYFFSQYSAKDMAKFYKRIYKTWDEERYLKLRDAFNIDENKKVNNLSKGMQRQVAFWLALSVQPDILILDEPLDGLDPVMRQKVKNLIVQDVAEKQMTVLISSHNLRELEDLCDYIGIMHKGSLILEKDLDDLKLDIHKIQVAFKESVKEEILKDVNILYEEERGSVKLFIVRGKKEEIVDQISKYDPVILDILSLTLEEIFIYEMGDVGYEIKNIIF
- a CDS encoding GntR family transcriptional regulator; translated protein: MFQLDLRSRLPIYEQLVERFKELIISEVLKKDEKLPSVRSLASEITINPNTIQKAYRELERQGYIYSIPGKGNFVASIENNENSEKLSDLKEKLIKILSEAMYLGMKKDDIYKIISEIEENIKGGDSK